In one window of Trichoderma breve strain T069 chromosome 7 map unlocalized scaffold00008, whole genome shotgun sequence DNA:
- a CDS encoding ribosomal proteins 50S-L15, 50S-L18e, 60S-L27A domain-containing protein — protein MPPRIPFPSASLCCRAALSTPATSLTACLARLTLQQTRNASILGSLANNPGAVHKKKRVGRGPSSGHGKTSGRGHKGQGQHGKVKPWFQGGQTPLIVKHGRKGFDNFRAPEISEVNLDQIQNWIDQGRLDPTKQITPKELIESKLIGSVKDGVKILSRGGENLKQPINVMVSRVSSGAIAAIEAAGGTVLTRYYTKLAIQRLLTGESVNTDKPLPVGLEHVEGILAEARKGPFRYRLPDPTSRADIEYYRDPAHRGYLSHQIAPGQSPSLYFKVPGVQKVKSVVKTDKKKAEETLW, from the exons ATGCCCCCCCGGATACCATTTCCCAGCGCTTCGCTGTGCTGCAGAGCGGCTCTCAGCACTCCCGCGACCTCATTGACCGCCTGTCTCGCCCGCCTCACCCTCCAACAAACCCGCAATGCCTCGATCCTaggcagcttggccaacaATCCTGGCGCTGttcacaagaagaagagagtcgGTCGCGGTCCCTCCTCAGGCCACGGAAAGACTTCCGGAAGGGGTCACAAGGGTCAGGGACAGCATGGCAAGGTGAAGCCCTGGTTCCAGGGTGGTCAGACACCATTGATTGTGAAGCACGGCAGAAAGGGCTTTGACAACTT CCGAGCCCCTGAGATCTCCGAAGTGAACCTGGACCAGATCCAGAACTGGATCGACCAAGGCCGACTCGACCCCACGAAGCAGATCACGCCAAAGGAGCTGATCGAAAGCAAGCTGATTGGCAGCGTCAAGGATGGCGTAAAGATTCTATCTCGCGGCGGCGAGAACCTCAAGCAGCCAATCAACGTCATGGTTTCAAGGGTCTCCTCAGGAGCAATCGCCGCCATCGAGGCTGCCGGAGGCACGGTCCTTACCAGATACTACACAAAGCTGGCTATTCAGCGACTCCTGACGGGCGAGTCGGTAAACACAGACAAGCCTCTACCCGTCGGCCTGGAACATGTGGAAGGGATCCTAGCAGAGGCGAGAAAGGGCCCTTTCCGATACAGATTGCCCGACCCTACGAGCCGTGCCGATATCGAGTACTACCGAGACCCGGCGCATAGAGGATACCTGAGCCACCAGATTGCTCCAGGCCAGTCGCCCAGTTTGTACTTCAAGGTACCTGGTGTGCAGAAGGTGAAGAGCGTGGTGAagacggacaagaagaaggcagaggagaCATTGTGGTAA
- a CDS encoding PX domain-containing protein — protein MSLFGDEPTDNGPALGSSPRRGGARSSGLFDDEPASGRNSSSLFDDGSGASSPWDMPTPRKQQSRAELIRNLLPASDVPDTYIETFDAVVREDGQDGQVTASGIAKLFAVARLEADAQARIMSLVAPGGSDVLLSRNEFNVVLALIGLAQEGDIISLDGVDERRRDIPRPKLPGLTAEPIMPPVAELAAKPPQVPSKHESDPEPESYNPEPLPQPQPQPQFHPASQPEPEHSQAPASILSRSTMVDPDDDPWNTPDMHKGHSHQNGNESHNPAINGHNDGFNRDAPPAFDTRPTNHYSAPPEPIRPPNRPRQISSTSLSGQGGWGAGFYGSSPAGGGFTDIHQPQPQPPIPNIFGAQPQPPIPNIFGADGAGGRVGNNTEEVVVVTLMPGKEGIFMFQHHNYEVTSQRRGSKVVRRYSDFVWLLDCLHKRYPFRMLPLLPPKRVAVNGNHLSNDGAFIEKRRRGLGRFLNAIVRHPVLSLEQLVIMFLTVPTELAVWRKQATISVQDEFTDRALPPGLEDSLPPTLEDLFIRTRNGVRRSAELYINSCNIMDRLVKRTEGVAADHARVALSLISLTEVSADTYATDTSEVPLLNDGLTAMSKHLRTCQSLLEDESRGWDEGVLEDLKRQRDALVSLRELFDRRERLDKDNIPYLERRIQANETKLANLRSKPEGLVKPGEIEKVAEAIIKDKESIVQQHNRSIFVKEALRDELIAFQSTQYHVSRWNQDWAGERVKYAEMLADNWRRLLDALEGMPLGD, from the exons ATGTCGCTCTTTGGGGATGAGCCCACCGACAATGGGCCAGCTTTGGGCTCGTCGCCTCGTCGCGGAGGAGCCCGAAGCAGCGGCCTTTTCGACGACGAGCCAGCGTCCGGCCGCAATTCCTCCAGCCTCTTCGACGACGGCAGCGGCGCCTCGTCGCCCTGGGACATGCCCACGCCGCGCAAGCAGCAGAGCAGGGCCGAGCTGATCCGCAACCTGCTGCCGGCTTCGGACGTGCCCGACACCTATATCGAGACCTTCGATGCCGTAGTGCGTGAGGACGGTCAAGATGGCCAGGTTACAGCTTCGGGCATTGCCAAGCTGTTTGCCGTGGCCCGGCTTGAGGCCGATGCTCAGGCGCGCATCATGTCGCTTGTAGCTCCAGGAGGATCCGATGTGCTATTGTCGCGCAACGAGTTCAACGTGGTTCTGGCCCTCATTGGCCTGGCGCAAGAAGGCGACATTATCAGCCTTGATGGAGTAGATGAGCGGCGAAGAG ATATCCCTCGGCCCAAGCTGCCTGGACTGACCGCCGAACCGATTATGCCTCCTGTCGCTGAGCTTGCCGCAAAGCCGCCGCAAGTCCCGTCCAAACACGAATCCGACCCTGAGCCCGAGTCCTACAACCCCGAGCCTCTGCcccagcctcaacctcaacctcagtTTCATCCGGCATCTCAGCCCGAACCTGAGCATTCACAGGCCCCTGCGAGTATCTTGAGCAGATCGACCATGGTTGACCCCGACGACGATCCGTGGAACACGCCAGATATGCACAAGGGACATTCTCATCAGAATGGAAACGAAAGCCACAATCCAGCCATCAATGGACACAATGACGGCTTCAACCGGGATGCACCTCCAGCGTTTGATACACGCCCCACGAACCATTACAGTGCTCCGCCAGAGCCAATCCGCCCTCCTAATCGCCCACGACAAATCTCGAGTACGTCTTTGTCCGGTCAGGGCGGATGGGGGGCTGGATTCTACGGCAGCTCGCCCGCCGGTGGTGGCTTTACTGATATACaccaacctcaacctcaaccgcCCATTCCAAACATCTTTGGagctcaacctcagcctccCATCCCCAACATCTTTGGAGCGGACGGCGCTG GAGGCCGTGTCGGAAACAATACGGAGGAAGTCGTCGTTGTTACTCTCATGCCTGGCAAGGAGGGCATATTCATGTTTCAGCATCACAATTACGAAGTCACCAGCCAGCGGCGTGGGAGCAAGGTTGTTCGACGATATAGTGACTTTGTCTGGCTGTTGGACTGCTTGCACAAGAGGTATCCGTTTAGAATGTTGCCCTTATTGCCACCCAAGAGGGTAGCCGTGAATGGAAACCACCTATCCAACGATGGCGCCTTTATCGAgaaacgacgacgagggcTGGGTAGGTTCCTAAATGCCATTGTACGACACCCAGTGTTGAGCCTAGAGCAGCTCGTCATTATGTTCTTGACTGTCCCTACT GAACTTGCTGTGTGGCGAAAGCAAGCAACAATTTCTGTCCAAGATGAATTTACGGATCGAGCACTGCCTCCCGGTCTGGAAGATTCGCTACCACCAACCCTCGAAGACCTCTTTATTCGAACGCGCAACGGAGTTCGCCGATCTGCCGAGCTATACATCAACTCGTGCAACATCATGGACCGCCTCGTCAAGCGGACAGAGGGTGTCGCCGCTGATCATGCGCGGGTTGCCCTGTCGCTCATTTCGCTCACCGAGGTCTCTGCGGATACTTATGCTACCGATACGAGCGAGGTTCCGCTGCTCAACGACGGCTTGACGGCCATGAGCAAGCATCTGCGGACCTGCCAAAGCTTACTTGAAGACGAGAGTCGAGGCTGGGATGAAGGTGTGCTAGAGGATCTGAAGCGACAGCGTGATGCTCTGGTTAGCCTTCGCGAGCTGTTTGATCGAAGGGAGCggctggacaaggacaacattCCGTACTTGGAAAGGAGGATACAGGCCAACGAGACTAAGCTGGCCAACTTGCGGTCTAAGCCAGAAGGCCTAGTTAAGCCGGGGGAGATTGAAAAGGTGGCAgaggccatcatcaag GACAAGGAGTCTATAGTGCAGCAGCACAATCGCTCCATCTTTGTCAAGGAAGCGTTGCGCGACGAGCTCATCGCCTTCCAGTCGACGCAATACCACGTCAGCAGGTGGAATCAGGACTGGGCTGGCGAGCGCGTCAAGTATGCAGAGATGCTGGCCGACAATTGGCGGCGCCTGCTGGATGCTCTAGAGGGCATGCCGCTGGGCGATTAG
- a CDS encoding dehydratase family domain-containing protein has protein sequence MASQASGSAEPAFDPKSSTDYLQFPCLPPGGALNRWSRKITKDHDYPGAQAMLYGAGVPDKEKMKSAPQVGIASVWWEGNPCNTHLLEFGQIVKRAVDKQGMLGWQFNTIGVSDAITMGGDGMRFSLQSREIIADSIESVTCAQHHDANISIPGCDKNMPGVVMAAARHNRPFIMIYGGTIRKGHSNLLERQINISSCYEASGAYAYGSLKAKTNPDAPGRSSSDVMDDIERHACPGAGACGGMYTANTMATAIEAMEKSRECERAAEVIKITMEKDIRPRDLMTRAAFENALVLTMILGGSTNGVLHFLAMANSADVPLTIDDVQRTSDRTPFLADIAPSGKYLMEDLYQVGGTPSVLKMLIAAGLIDGSIMTVTGKTLAENVADWPSLDPGQKIIRPLDDPIKSSGHIRILKGNFAPGGAVAKITGKEGLSFTGKARVFNKEHELDAALLAGKIRREDGNLVLIVRYEGPKGGPGMPEQLRASAIIMGAGLSNVALVTDGRYSGASHGFIVGHVVPEAAVGGPIALVKDGDEVTIDAVSNRIDVAISDEEMEERRKQWTPPEPPVKRGTLAKYARLVGDASHGAVTDGW, from the exons ATGGCGTCACAAGCTTCTGGCAGTGCCGAGCCGGCATTCGACCCAAAGTCCTCCACGGACTACCTCCAGTTCCCGTGTCTTCCTCCAGGAGGTGCGTTGAATCGTTGGTCGCGAAAGATTACCAAGGACCATGACTATCCTGGAGCACAG GCCATGTTGTACGGTGCTGGAGTGCcggacaaggaaaagatgaagtCGGCGCCGCAGGTCGGCATTGCGAGTGTTTGGTGGGAGGGAAATCCATGCAA CACACATT TGCTCGAATTCGGCCAAATCGTCAAGCGAGCCGTCGATAAACAAGGCATGCTCGGCTGGCAATTCAACACTATTGGTGTTTCCgacgccatcaccatgggCGGCGACG GTATGCGATTCTCCCTTCAGTCCCGCGAGATTATTGCCGACTCCATCGAATCTGTTACTTGTGCCCAGCACCACGATGCGAATATTTCGATTCCGGGGTGTGATAAGAATATGCCCGGTGTGGtcatggctgctgcccgcCACAACAGGCCATTCATCATGATCTACGGAGGAACTATCCGCAAGGGCCACTCCAACTTGCTGGAGAGACAAATCAACATCTCGAGCTGCTACGAAGCTTCCGGTGCCTATGCCTACGGCtcgctcaaggccaagaccaaCCCCGATGCCCCTGGACGCAGCAGCTCCGACGTCATGGACGATATCGAGCGTCATGCTTgtcctggagctggagcctgTGGTGGAATGTACACTGCCAACACCATGGCCACAGCTATTGAAGCCATGG AGAAGTCGCGAGAGTGCGAGCGTGCCGCAGAGGTCATCAAGATCACCATGGAGAAGGACATTCGCCCCCGCGACCTCATGACCCGCGCGGCCTTTGAGAATGCCCTCGTCCTGACCATGATCCTGGGTGGTTCGACAAACGGCGTGCTGCACTTCCTGGCCATGGCAAACTCGGCCGACGTGCCCCTGACCATTGACGACGTCCAGCGCACCAGCGACCGCACACCCTTCCTGGCTGATATCGCGCCTAGTGGAAAGTATCTCATGGAAGACCTGTACCAGGTCGGCGGCACTCCTTCAGTGCTCAAGATGCTCATCGCAGCGGGCCTCATCGACGGATCCATCATGACCGTCACGGGCAAGACCCTCGCCGAGAACGTCGCCGACTGGCCCTCCCTCGACCCCGGCCAGAAAATCATCCGCCCCCTAGACGACCCCATCAAGTCCAGCGGCCACATCCGCATCCTCAAGGGCAACTTCGCGCCCGGCGGCGCCGTCGCCAAAATCACCGGCAAGGAGGGCCTCTCGTTCACCGGAAAAGCCCGCGTCTTCAACAAGGAGCACGAGCTCGACGCCGCTCTACTAGCGGGCAAAATCCGTCGCGAGGACGGCAACTTGGTGCTCATTGTGCGGTACGAAGGACCAAAAGGCGGGCCGGGCATGCCTGAGCAGTTGCGTGCTTCGGCGATCATCATGGGAGCGGGATTGAGTAACGTGGCGCTCGTGACGGATGGACGGTATAGCGGTGCTTCGCACGGATTCATCGTTGGCCATGTTGTTCctgaggcggcggtgggAGGACCGATTGCGTTGGTTaaggatggtgatgaggtGACGATTGATGCTGTTAGCAATAGAATCGATGTTGCTATTTCggatgaggagatggaggagaggaggaagcagtGGACGCCGCCGGAGCCGCCGGTTAAGAGAGGAACGTTGGCAAAGTATGCGAGGTTGGTGGGAGATGCTAGTCACGGAGCTGTGACGGAtggatggtga
- a CDS encoding myb-like DNA-binding domain-containing protein: MQQWQVGPVPDYVYSNSPHPSNDMHNHPYPADMARRNDRMEFPYGAQPNMAAQQQHHPTPVQPPMSVSQQPPNGPPSQQQTPTQPAAQPPNARSRKRPAQNAAPSPATAAAPPPAAPPQAQPTANDNANSTDAASGPPTKKSRTNTPWTPQEELRLKQMRDAGNSWAEIAKTFPTRTEGSVKKHWYKDMHYAEFAEDESQALLNAIKEYENNKWKVIGQKVGKPAKACEQYAKEHFPDLFGNPKGR, translated from the exons ATGCAGCAGTGGCAAGTCGGCCCCGTGCCGGACTACGTCTACTCCAACTCCCCCCACCCGTCCAACGACATGCA TAACCATCCTTACCCGGCCGATATGGCTCGTCGCAACGACCGTATGGAGTTTCCCTACGGCGCTCAGCCTAACATGGcggcccagcagcaacaccaccCAACTCCAGTCCAGCCGCCCATGAGCGTATCGCAACAGCCCCCGAATGGCCCTCCGTCTCAGCAGCAGACGCCGACTCAGCCCGCGGCCCAGCCGCCCAACGCCCGCTCACGGAAGCGGCCGGCCCAGAACGCTGCGCCCTCACCCGCCACGGCTGCCGCTCCACCTCCC GCTGCTCCTCCGCAAGCCCAGCCGACGGCCAACGACAACGCAAACTCGACCGATGCCGCCTCGGGCCCTCccaccaagaagagcaggaCCAACACGCCGTGGACTCCCCAGGAAGAGCTGCGGTTGAAGCAGATGCGAGATGCCGGAAACAGCTGGGCTGAGATTGCTAAG ACCTTCCCTACGCGGACAGAAGGATCCGTGAAGAAGCATTGGTACAAGGACATGCACTATGCTGAGTTTGCCGAGGACGAA AGTCAGGCGCTGTTGAACGCTATTAAAGAATACGAGAACAACAAGTGGAAGGTCATTGGCCAGAAGGTTGGGAAACCAGCAAAG GCCTGTGAACAGTATGCAAAGGAGCATTTTCCAG ATCTCTTTGGCAACCCCAAGGGGAGATGA
- a CDS encoding DEAD/DEAH box helicase domain-containing protein, with protein sequence MKRKLNENDVPTSAEPEADTQMANAETTTTAATTEEEATFADLGLDARLVQAVAQQKFLKPTLVQRKAIPLALDGKDVLCKAKTGSGKTAAYVLPVLAGILKKKSVDSTAATTALILVPTRELADQVFKSIELFSAFCAKDVRAVKLTDKLTDAVQRSLLSTCPDIVISTPARAWHNVNGNSSALALDKLSYLVLDEADLLLSYGYSEDLESLSWSIPKGIQTIMMSATLTTEVDSLKKIFYRDQQPTLLDLEEPDAEGEGVTQLVTKCGEDEKFLLIYVIFKLQLVKGKCIIFVADIDRCYRLKLYFEQFGIRSCILNSELPVNSRIHVVEEFNRNVYDIIIASDEKEVLGNEEKAEEEQEEEENEGESKEESRPKKKRKAAKGDVEYGVSRGIDFKNVAAVINFDLPTSASSYTHRIGRTARAGRAGMALSFVVPQDLYRKHIHTSIASSEKDEKILARITKQQAKKGKEIKPYNFNKDQVDAFRYRMNDALRAVTKVAIREARTRELRQELLKSEKLKRYFEENPSEMNHLRHDGELRTARQQAHLKHVPDYLLPKEGRQALTAGDIGFVPLKKFDRRAGTKRKGGKRSAKAGVRKGDPLKTFKARRKTK encoded by the exons ATGAAGCGGAAGCTCAACGAAAACGACGTGCCCACCTCGGCCGAGCCCGAAGCCGACACACAGATGGCCAACGCCGAGACCACGACAACAGCGGCGAcaacagaggaagaggcgaCGTTTGCAGACCTCGGGCTCGATGCCAGGCTGGTGCAGGCCGTTGCGCAGCAGAAATTCTTGAAGCCGACGCTGGTCCAGCGAAAGGCCATTCCATTGGCGCTGGACGGAAAGGATGTGCTGTGCAAGGCGAAGACGGGGTCTGGCAAGACGGCGGCGTATGTGCTGCCTGTGCTGGCTGgcattttgaagaagaagagc GTTGATTCTACCGCTGCCACGACGGCCTTGATATTGGTTCCTACGCGAGAGCTTGCCGACCAGGTCTTCAAGTCGATTGAACTGTTTTCCGCCTTTTGCGCAAAGGATGTGCGGGCAGTCAAGCTGACGGACAAGCTCACCGACGCAGTGCAGCGGTCTCTGCTGTCGACGTGCCCGgacatcgtcatctccaCGCCCGCACGAGCATGGCACAACGTCAATGGCAATTCGTCAGCCCTGGCTCTGGATAAGCTGTCCTATCTGGTTCTGGACGAGGCGGATCTTCTTCTGTCGTACGGATACAGCGAGGACCTTGAGAGCCTGTCGTGGTCTATTCCAAAGGGCATTCAGACCATTATGATGAGCGCTACACTGACGACTGAGGTGGactctttgaagaagattttTTACCGCGATCAGCAGCCTACGCTGTTGGATCTGGAGGAGCCGGATGCTGAGGGCGAGGGAGTTACGCAGCTGGTGACCAA GTGTGGCGAGGACGAAAAGTTCCTTTTAATCTACGTCATCTTCAAGTTGCAGTTGGTCAAGGGCAAGTGCATCATTTTCGTCGCCGACATTGACCGATGCTACCGCCTGAAGCTCTATTTCGAGCAGTTTGGTATCCGAAGCTGTATCTTGAACTCGGAGCTGCCTGTCAACTCCAGAATCCACGTGGTTGAAGAGTTCAACCGCAACGTCtacgacatcatcatcgcctctgACGAAAAGGAAGTTCTCGGCAACGAAGagaaggctgaggaggagcaggaggaggaagaaaacgaGGGCGAGTCAAAAGAGGAGTCTCgacccaagaagaagcggaaggCTGCCAAGGGAGACGTGGAATATGGCGTGTCTCGAG GCATTGATTTCAAAaacgtcgccgccgtcatcaactTTGACCTCCCCACATCCGCGTCGTCTTACACACACAGAATAGGCCGTACGGCACGAGCCGGACGAGCGGGCATGGCTCTGTCATTCGTCGTCCCCCAGGATCTCTACCGCAAACATATCCACACATCCATTGCCAGCTCGGAGAAGGACGAGAAGATTTTGGCGAGAATCACGAAGCAGCAGGCaaagaagggcaaggagatTAAGCCGTACAACTTCAACAAGGACCAGGTCGACGCTTTTAGGTACCGTATGAACGATGCGCTGCGTGCGGTGACCAAGGTGGCGATCCGAGAGGCGCGAACGAGAGAACTGCGTCaggagctgctgaagagcgagaagctcaagag ATACTTTGAGGAGAACCCGTCGGAGATGAACCACCTTCGCCACGATGGAGAGCTGAGAACGGCTAGACAGCAGGCTCACCTGAAGCACGTGCCGGACTATCTCCTGCCCAAGGAAGGACGGCAGGCGCTGACGGCGGGAGACATTGGGTTTGTGCCGCTCAAGAAGTTTGATAGGCGCGCGGGGACTAAGCGGAAGGGCGGGAAGCGGAGTGCAAAGGCTGGGGTGCGCAAGGGTGATCCCTTGAAGACATTCAAGGCGAGACGGAAGACGAAATAA